One Candidatus Krumholzibacteriia bacterium genomic region harbors:
- a CDS encoding A24 family peptidase, translated as MCASALTAAAVGIAMITDLRWRRIPNVLTFPAMAVGLLLRTYFQGWEGLALSLCGLIAGPGLLLLLHTGRGLGMGDIKLAAAVGAILGPPLTLVAMLLTALVGGVLAIASQLRPGGVLAEVLSMAMIGLPGMHRFAKAHAAVPQSTVPATIPYGVGIAIGSLLTIVVYWCTESASWFLWHVTRVASL; from the coding sequence TTGTGCGCCTCAGCCCTGACTGCAGCTGCCGTCGGGATTGCCATGATTACCGACCTCCGCTGGCGGCGCATCCCCAATGTTCTCACCTTCCCAGCCATGGCGGTGGGCCTGCTGTTGCGGACCTACTTCCAGGGCTGGGAGGGTCTGGCCCTGTCGCTGTGTGGGCTCATCGCCGGCCCGGGGCTGCTCTTGCTGCTGCACACGGGCCGCGGCTTGGGCATGGGTGACATCAAGTTGGCGGCGGCCGTCGGGGCCATCCTCGGGCCGCCGCTCACCTTGGTCGCCATGTTGCTCACCGCGCTCGTCGGCGGCGTGCTGGCCATCGCCTCGCAGCTGCGCCCAGGCGGGGTACTCGCCGAGGTGCTCTCGATGGCGATGATCGGCCTTCCTGGAATGCATCGATTCGCAAAGGCGCATGCCGCGGTGCCGCAATCCACGGTGCCCGCGACCATTCCTTACGGTGTCGGCATCGCCATCGGTTCACTTCTGACGATCGTGGTGTACTGGTGCACGGAAAGCGCAAGTTGGTTTCTCTGGCACGTAACTCGCGTGGCCAGTCTGTAG